The following is a genomic window from Candidatus Kryptoniota bacterium.
CTGACGGCGGTACTGAATTACTCCGGAATTAGTACTCATGTTTTCAATTCGCCGGTTGCCGCGAGAGTACTCATGAGCGCCAGTTCGGCGCTTGTAGTCTGCGTCAACGAGTCGTCCGTTGAATTCACTCAGCCGGTACTTGTCGATGGCCATGAATTCGGAATACCGGTCGGTCCGGGGGGAACAAGGCTGGTACTCATAGAACGAAAGAGCGGTAAGATCATCGAAGCAACATCAGGAGAAGCAATTTCAAAAGTAAAATGATTGCCTGAGGAGTCGTGCTTGTCCCACCATCATCGCATTTACCGATGCCTCGCGTACGAGTCGACTTACCGGCGGGCGACGGCTTTCGATCAGGTCACTTACTACGTATTCGACAGCTATCTGTGAATCGCGACCTTCCCTTTGAGCAGCTTGAGGCTCCGGCTGGCGGTTGCGCTTTGTGGAAGATAAGTTAAAAATTTCGACGCGGGTTTATAGAAGAGTCCGCTCAGAGTGGTCACGTACACATTTCTTCCAAATTTGTTGACAGAAGTGATCTCGTTGTATTCTAAACCCCTGTCATCGATTTCCTGGTACACCCCTGTCGCAAGGTCGATGCGGGCGATCTGGCTGTATACATAAAAGAACATGTTACTGTCAACCTGAAAGAATCTGCAATTACGAAACGTAGGATCTGAGAAACTCCCGAACTGGGTCCAATTTTCTCCGTTATTTGTAGACCGGTAAATCGCGGCAGCCTCTGTCATAGCGTACAGCGTATCATTGTAATTGAACATATCATAAAATCTTCCGAGGATGTCCGGCAGAATTCTTGCGGTTCCGTTCGAATGAATGATGTAATCATTATTGCCCATGGCAATAAAGAAATTGTCCTTGTAAGAGCTTATTAAGAACGTCTGCCCGCTAAATTTGTCGCTCACGTCAGGCTCAATTTTTTTAACTACTGGAGAAAGGGCGATGAACGGTTCATAACCCACTGTAAGAGTTTTCCTGGCATTGAGATCCATCAGACAAAGAGATGCTCCGTCGGAATCGAGAACACACGTGAAAAACTGTCCCAGATCGTTGAATGCCCCGACGGGAAATTGATAATCAATTGCGGATGGAACTGCGTCGGTTGAGAATGATGAATCGAGGTCGTGCATATTGAACCACCATTCATAAAATCCACCCCTCACCGTGGTATCTGTTCCGATCAGTGTGGCTGTTGAGGGAACGAACAGATACTCCGCTTCCCGCCCTCCGTACGTCCCGTACGCCCAGAAATCACCGCAGTATTCCGGCTTCGTCGAAAGATTAAGCTGCGTGGGGAAGAAGAGTTCAATTGACGGCGCAATAGAAGACGTATCGAAACGCGAAACGGTCTGAAGCCCCGCCACAGTATAATCATTTCCGTGCACGGCGCCGTTAAGGAGAATCTTATCCAGGCGATAGAGACTCGGATCAACCTGCCACGTTCCGCCTGTAGTGTCGTATTGAGCTTGAAGAGTATTCGAACTCTTTTTTGAGCACCCTAAGAGAATTACACTCGCCGTCGTCAGGAATAATGACAGTCGAAAAATCTCGATTAAGCTTTTTGCCACAATTCACCTCCCGAGAAAACTGCTGCGTTTAAGAACCGGGGCTCGAGGGTAGCTTGCATGCATGCGCACGACAGAAACGCACCCGCCACAACTCACCCGCGAAGCACTATCATTTAAGAATATGCTTTGCCTCGGGATATTCTTCAAGCCCGATTCCGTCAGAACCCTTCACCTTGTCGTCGTCTGTTAGCGACAGGAGTCGCTATGTACCATCCCGCAGCATCACAATGATAGGAAAGAAAGATCTTCGAGACGATCAGCAGTTTCTTCTGATCATTGATTTGAAGAAGCATGAACTCGTTAGCAGGTTAATGGCCACCGAGCTTTTTACGATCGATATCCCTCTGACCAGGTGCACGCGATCGTATTGTGTGATCGACAAGCTCCGCCACACTTCTTTTCCAGACGCCATAATCCCATGTTCCTGCGTACAGATAACCGTCGCTTATCGTGAGTCCGATGATCACTGAATCGATGAGACCCGTATTTGCGAGCGTCCAGTGATCGCCATTGTCATTCGATAAATATACTCCCCCTCCTCCACCGAGGAACAAGTTCTTTTCGCTGTTGACGAGCACGTGCGCGTCGGTGTCAATGAGACCGTAGTTAATCCGGGTCCAATTCCGTCCGTCTTCATTCGAGCGGAAGATCCCGTTGCCTTCCGTAAGCGCGAATAATTCGGAGTCTACAACAGTAATTGCATTGAAATAGTTATCTGTCAAATTACTATCGACCTGCGACCATGATACACCGTCATTGGTCGAGACAAAAATATTGCCGCCCGTGATTCCTGCAAATATCTTATTGTCCTTGAAGGCTAGCGCCTGCGCTTCACGAAGCTTTCCGGAGCTGGATGACGCACGTGGAGGCGGCACAGAGGGAATGACCTTTGATGGGCCCCGCTTCTGAATTACGACTCCCGGATACCATTGATTCCCATTGTTTAAAGATAATCCGCTGTCGCTCCATGCCCAGGTCCTGCCGTTGTCGGTCGAATGAAGAAGTCCGTCGCCCGTTGATGCAAAAATGTCGGAATCCCTCACCGCAAGTGAAGAAGCGAAGCCTCTTCCCTGGCGGCCTCCAATATTCGAATCAATCCAGCTCGCGCCTTTGTCTGTCGAAGCATAGAATTTGTTCCATGTCCTAACGTAGAGATTATCGCCATGTGCTTCGAGCGCCGTGATGAAGTGACTGGGAAAAGTTGACGCAGCGCTGTCCAGCCTCGACACGATCCATTCTTTTCCACCATCGGTGGAGCGGGACACGCCGAATCCCTTTGTCCCTGCATATATGTTCTTTCCACTTGCTGCCATGTGAAACACGCCAGCCTTCAGCAAGCCATTGTTAATTTGACTCCAACTTTTTCCATTATCCGATGAACGATAGATGCCATTGGACGTAGTGCCCACATACATATTACTCTCGGTCTTGCAAAATGTAAGGAGGTCTGCTTCATCATAGTTCAAGAGAGTCCAGGTCTTGCCTCTATCGGGCGAGACAGAAAGTTTCATGTCTGAAAACACATATAAATCCGTTCCCGTGGTACCGGCCAAATTCGGATACGTTCTCATTCCCAGTTTATTCGTAACTATCCATTCGTTTCCATTATCAGTAGAATAAAACAGGCCGCCGTTGGTCTGTGCAAACAGGACTGAGCCCGACATCACGGCAAGATTGATTATCCAATAATATTTCAGCCCGCCGTCATGCCAGCTCCTCCCCAAATCTGTTGAAATATATATTCCGCTGTCTGTGCCCGCGAACAAGTTGCGACCCACGAAGGCGAGCTTACGAATGTTGACTTTGTTCAAGGTAGAGTCCGGCACGCTCCAGGACTTACCTCCGTCGGTGGATTCATACAGTCCACGCATCCAGGTCCCGGCGAACAGGAAGTGCTTTCCTGAAACTGAAATCGCGGCGAGCGAGCTGACCTTGACTTTTTTCATGCTCGTGTCCGGCTCGGACCAGGTTTTCCCGTTGTCTCTTGATTCAAGGATCCCCTCCGTACTTCCAACGAAAAGGTTCGATCCCTGGGAGACGATGGATCTGAATATCGTCTCCGTACCGGCGGCATAAACCGGAAGCCAGCTATCACCACGATCCGTCGATAAGAATATTTCCGATGCGACTAGGTTAGGTCTAGATACCCAGGGTGCACTCACGCCAGCCAGGAGAGTGTTTCCCTTTGCATAGAGAAACCCGATACTCCCGCCGCAGTACGGACCGTTTGTTGGAACCCATTGTCCCCTTGCAATACCAAAAGCCAATAGAACTAAGATGAAAAGAAAAATTGTGCTGTGTGTGGATTTCATTTCGACTCCTCGCTTTCCTGCGCCATATTTGCCCCTTGTGACATTCCTTCGTCAAGTTAGTGGATGGGCAAGGAATTGACAATCCAGATTCTTTCAATGACTCCGTACTTCGACGGAATAATTTGGAATCAGTATCCTTCCGCAGTCCCGGCGCCTCTGGGATCCGCTACTCCCTCGAACCCGCCGGGCGACACGAGAATAGCCTGGACTTCGCCGATGTAATCTCCCGGAACAAGCTTGTACCCTCGCGCCATGAGACTCTGCTCAACATCGTAAACAAGAGCCGACTTTTCATAATGGACCTCATCAGGGACCCACTGATGATGAATCCTCCCTGCCTCTTCTGCTTGAGCCAGAGGCATATCGAAGTCGATGATATTCAACATGACTTCGAGGACCGCATTTATAATTGTCGTCCCTCCGGGTGAGCCAAGGACAAGAAACGGTTTTTCATTTTTCAACACGATTGTCGGAGACATAGAGCTCAGCATCCGCTTGCCAGGCTGAATCGAGTTGGCGTCGGCACCGATCGCGCCGAACTGGTTCGGTGTGCCGGGCTTTGCGCTGAAGTCATCCATTTCGTTGTTCAAAAAAAATCCCGCCCCATCCACAACCACCATCGAACCGAAATAGCTGTTCAGAGTCGTAGTGACACTGACCGCGTTCCCATCTTTGTCGATGATCGAGTAGTGCGTCGTGTGTGACCCTTCTTTGGGCGGATTTATCAAGTCAGGATATATTTCTCCACTTGGAGTCGCCTTGAAGCTGTCTATTCCAGCCGCGATAGTCGCTGCGTACTCTTTCGAAACCAACTTTTCCACCGGCACCTTGAAAAAGTCGGCATCACCGAGGTACTTGTCGCGATCTGCGAATGCATGTCGCATCGCCTCTATCTCGTAATGAAGGCTCTGCGAGGCTCCATAACCGTATCTGCGAATGTCGAACCGCTCAAGAATGTTAAGAATCTCTGCAAGGCACACTCCGCCGGAACTTGAAGGCGGCATACCTACGATCTGATATCCATGATAAGTAGTCGAGATCGGTTTAAGAATAACGGCATGATAATTCTCAACGTCTTGCGCGGTGATGACACCTCCGGTCGCCTTGTCTTCATTTGCGATCAACTCCGGAATTTCACCTTTGTAGAATCCATCTCTGCCTTCTGTTGCGATCTTTGACAAAATTCTCGCGAGATCCCCTTGTTGGATAACATCACCTTCCTTGAACCGTGTGCCATCTTTTGTGAAGTACTTCATCGTAGATGGAAAATCTTTCATGAATCTCGCAGCGCTGTCTAATCCGACCTCAAGCCATTTGTTGACCCTGAATCCCGTATCCGCGATCGCAATCGCCGGAGCCATGACCTTACCGAGAGGGAGTTTGCCGAACTTTTCTTCCGCCATGAGCAGTCCATCAACGTTTCCCGGGACACCAACAGCCAGCCCGCCTGCAAGACTTTTCCCGGGAATGACATTTCCGACACTGTCGAGAAACATGGTGCATGTTGCGGCAGCGGGTGCGGACTCTCTCGCGTCGATCGCGTAATTGTCGCTATTGCTCAGATGGATCAAATAATACCCGCCTCCACCAATGTTTCCGGCTTGAGGGTAAGTTACTGCCAGCACGAATCCCACCGCTACTGCGGCGTCGACGGCGTTTCCCCCCTCTTTCATAATTCTTACTCCAACGCTCGTCGCCAGCGAATCTGCAGAAGATACCATTCCGTTTGTTCCGAAGGCCGGCTTCAGAACGGAAACCTGGGCAACGGTCGACGTTGCTGCAAAAAGAACTGCAAGAAGAACTCGACTCACGTGATATTCCCTTCTCTCCGAGATTGGTGTCATAAAGTTCTATTAAAGGAAAATTTAGACATTCAATCAACCATTGGCAATCATGGTGGTCGTGAGTACGGTATCTGGGGGATCCGCCAATTTCACAGGCGGGACATTCGAGTACAGGTGGCTAATCAAGCTTGCCTAACAAGAATGGAGGTAACCACGGCCGCAGCTTCACCTGCTCTTCTCTTGTTAAATACTTAAATCCTCTTACCTCTCCGACGCAATTTGGTGAACCGCAAGTACAGGTGAACGGCTCAGTGAGCTCATAGTCTGTGGTCAGGTAGTTATTTGTGACTTCTTCCCCGGCCTTGATGCTCCTTTTTGCCAGCAGACAGAGTTTTTTCCAGTCCACATACGTGTTGGCGTTACAGCTATGATTCAGGTATGCGTTTGAATCGTCAGTTCCCTCAATGTGCTTATCATCGTCAATCTGGATCGAGTATCGAGTGGGGTGATCCAGTATGGGGCCATCAAAAGTGAGCAATACTTCATCCCTTACTATTTCTTCCACAGCGAACAGACCCCTCTGATTGTCTTTTCTGGTTTCAACAATCACTTTCTTACTAAGTGCCAACGTTCACTCCAGTGAGGCAATAAGATTCCGAAATCGTTTTAAATATTATTTCAGATGAATCTCTGGAATAAATTCAATTGCAGTTTGAATCTTCACAAGCGATACCATCCGAAAGAATATGGATGTAGTGTGTTCGTTCCACTTTATGGACATACAGACGCAGTGTTCGGTCGTATCTCAATGCAACTTTTCCAAAGCCTTCTTCGACTCCTCGAGGTCCGGGTTAAGCTCCAGGGATTTCCTGTAAGCCGCGCGCGCGGAGTCGACCTTCCCGAGTTTTTCATATATCATCCCTATACGCCAGTAGCAATATTCGGGTGCAGGGGCGTTCTTCACATCATGAGCATTGAGAGCTTTTTCAAAGCATGCGACCCCTTTATCCAAGTCGGTTCCTGAGAGAAGGTCCACTTTCCCCAGCTGATAGTACACGGGATAGTTCTGCGGATCTCTCTTGAGTGCGCTGTCAAACATCTGGCGAGCATTTGTGAAGTCATTTTTCTGGGTATAATACAGTCCGGCCTGGTAATAGACGTCAGACTTATTGTCGACCGCTGCCACGGCTTTGGTGAATACGTCGTCGGCTTTTGTCCGGTCATTCTCGTCGATGTAAAAAATCCAGAGAGCTCTATACGCTAATGGTTTTTTCGCATCTATGGAGATTGCCTTACGATAGCACTCTTCCTGTTGAGCTTTCTCCTTCTGGTATTCGTGAACCCTCGCTTCGGCAAGATATCCTGAGTACGTATCATAGCTTTTGATCGTGTCCGATTGCGCCGCGGCTTTCTCCACGCTTCCACCGATGATTCCGGGTGCCTGAAGATAATACTCCACAAGACTCATTCTCGCATCTGTATATTTAGGATCGAGACTTACCGCAATGAGCCACTGCTCCTTACAGTTTGAGGCGGCACCGAACTTACTGAAAATCCCCGCACGCTGTGCCTTGACGCCGTAAGCATCGCCGAGCATAAAATGGTATTTCGCGACTGCCCCGTTGAGGCTAATCGCTTTATCCAGGTAATCAATTGCAGCGTCGTAGTCGCTCCCCATAACGAGACTGCCGAGATAGTAATACACTTCTGCATTCTGAGGATTTTCCTTTGCCGCCTCCAGGAAAAGAGATTTCGATTGTGCAAATCTCCCTTCATTGTAGAGACGTACCGCTTCGTCGAATTTCGTTTGTCCCGGCGCGTCGATTGAAAGAATCGGAGTCAGAAGTGCAATAACCAATAATGTCTTCATCGTAAGCCCCCTCCTGAAGTAGAATCGCGAGCAACAGTCGATGTATAATGATCCTGAAATCGGTTGATTATTTCATTTCCGTCCGCTGTCGTGCATCCGTGAAATCACATTGGGGTCCTCTGTCCTCAACATTAGATAAGGGTCCAAAATGGATTTGTGAGGAAGTTTTTTCAATTTCAATTTTCCTCGTTTCTTGGGATGATTTCTAATAAGGTCGCATTCTACTGTGAATATTCCTAAGGTTGATCGTTGCTCGAATCGAATTTAGCGGAATGGAAGATCAAGAAACCGGGCGGGACAACTTATTACAGAACTTAAGTGTAGGATATCGCTCTGTATTTTCAATCTTACCGGAACTTGAAACAAGCGGATTTGTTCTTATAAGAAATCGGGTATATGATGAACAAACTCGGAAGCTTTGTTACCTGTTTGATAGTAGCGGCATTCTTCTTACCTGCCACAGTCTTCAGCTGTGCATGTGGATGCAGTGTCTTTTCAGTTGGTGCAAGATGGATGATGCCCATTTCAGCAGGATATCGGATTTCTCTTATGTATGATTTCATGGATCAGGGTAAAGACTGGAGCAACTGGCATGGTGCATCAGCGGACTTAAATGACGACAAGGAAATAAGAACGAGCTTCTATACTCTCGGGGTACAGGACATGATAACCAGAGACTGGGGAGTCATGATAGAAGCACCATTATGGGACAGATATTTCAAAACCAAAGAGGATGGCGGGGGCGCGGCTGGTGTAGACCATGAAGCATTTGGTGACACACGAGTCATGGGAATGTACACCGGTTTGTCTGAAGATATGTCAACCGGAATACAATTTGGCTTGAAGCTCCCGACCGGGCCATTCAACCAGTCGCTAATGGACAGAGATACGCAAATCGGAAGTGGAACGACAGATTTGCTTCTTGGCGGGTATCAAATGGGCCAGGAAGACAACTGGGGATGGTATGCACAGGCGCTCTGGCAACACTCGTTTGACGCGCGTGATGGTTATCGCCCCGGCGATAGTTTTGATTTTAGCATAGGGGCTCACTATGACAATCTGCTGGAGACATATAGGATTGTCCCGATGCTCCAACTCATTGCTTCGTTCCGCGACATTGACAGCGGAGTCAACTCGGACCCAAGCAATACAGGATACGATAGACTCTACCTGGCGCCAAGCGTTCAAGTCAATTTAAGTCAGATGGTCAATCTGTACGGAGAATTGAAAATTCCAGTAGTCACTCATGTTCGGGGATATCAGCTTATTTCGCCGGCGCTCTTTAGTGCGGTAGCAAGCTTCAGCTTTTAAAATAAAACCTATCGCTCTCTCACAACTCCCGTTAGAGACGTTCTGAACCGCGTGACCGGACTCATGCGCGTTGTGATTCCTGTAAAGTGAATTTCTGCGTGCGGATTTCATGCTCAACAATGGCGGACAATTTTGGGGGCGTGTCATTCGATGACGGAGTGGAAGCTGACGATCCGTTACAGCTTCAGTCGCAGGCCTAATTCCGCGGTCATGCCGTAGAACTCCTCGGCACTCGGGAAATTTGCGCCCTGATTGATCTGTGTGTCGCGGGCGCCATTCAAATTGTTGAAGTCAAGGTACACCTGGATCCCGTACCATGGAAGGTCTTGTTTGACAGAAGCGTCCCAGCGATTCGGCGGCATTCGCGTCAGGGAGCTCCTGTATTTTTGCGGCTGATACAACACTTGTGATTTGCATGGCTGACAGCTGTTGGTTTATAGCCGCATTTTGCCCGCTTGCCTGTGCGGTGACAACCACTTCTTTTCCACGAAGTGCTGCTGCCGTCAGCTTAATTTCGAGCCCGGTAGGAATATCCGGACCAACACGAACTTGCATCTCTTCCGTCTGATAACCGACGTAAGTAATTCGAACTGTGTAAGAACTCGGCGGAACGTCCCGGATTACAAACCTGCCGTCAAGATCAGTCGCTGCTCCCATGCTGGTCCCCTCAAGCATCACAGTCGCTCCCGGCAAAGGCTCATCGGTCGTCGCGTCTCTTACGGACCCTTCAATTCCGGAGCCGCCGGCTCGAGTCGGGTCATGTCTCGACATGAAATCGGAATCCCGAAGACAATGCAGATACTCTCAAGAGGATTCTGATGCCGGGAGAGATCTCCTCAAGGCTGAAGATGGTGAGGCGTGCCGGTCCATGGAAACGGCATTGCGGATTCTATTTCATCCCGGAATGAATCACAACAGACTTTTCGGATCTCCCATTCAAGTGGATGTTTCGCGAGATTCATCTCGATCGTCGCGTTTGCCTCTTGCCCGTGAAGCGGACAGGCGACTGCAGCAAATGCAGGTCGAACGATATTGATCATCCTCTCGCACAAATAAGCTTTCGGATCGGTGTTTAAGTCAACGCTTCTTTCCCCGTCTCTGAACTCATAAGCAATCATAATCACTTTACTCCTTGACACAATTTTCTGAATGCGACTTTTCTGAGGAGTGTTATCGAACTAAAGTGTGCGGGTTACATTTTCGATTTCAAACGACATTTTCAATCTGCCATAAAGACCGGCTCCACTTATTCGATCCTTCTCAGACAACCCAATGACAGGATCAACTTAACACTCTTCGGAAAACGAACAATCTTTTTTGAGGTTAAATTTCTGTTAAAGAATGCCCACTCGTAGGTATCGAATTAGAAAGGTGAGCCAGAAATCTGACTTGTAAGGAATATCAGTCTTCTCAATTCGCTGTTATTAGCCGAACTGATACTCGATTGTTAGTTCATTCCTTCGTCGGGTGGCTCATTTGATTTTCTGTTGAATGCTCCTGCTACCCACAGCGTATAAAAAACGACAATCAAATCACTTCCGGATTGAGTTGAGAAGCCGCCATACGGATACCACTCTTGCGAAGGTCAATCGGGAACTACGTCGGTGCCGGGCATCAGATCGCATTCATACACCTGGGGCAACTTACCCGTTTTCTCGAGGTAAGCCTCCTTGATCTTTCCATTGAAATCTTCCAGCGAGTCGCGTTCCACAAGGTTCAGCGTACATCCGCCGAATCCTCCGCCCATCATTCTAGCGCCGAGAACACCATCGATCTTCGATGCCGCTTCGACAAGCAAGTCGAGCTCTCTGCAGCTTACTTCGTATTTGTCCCTCAAGCCCTGATGGGAGAGATATAGGAATTCTCCGAACCGGGCATAATCGTTCTGCTCGAGACATTTGCAGGCGGAATCGACACGGGAGTTTTCTTCGACCACGTAGCTGCACCGGTTAAACACGATATCACCCAATTCGTCCCTGTGTTCCCGCAGCATTTCAAGTCCTACGTCACGAAGGCTCTGAACCCGCGGATCATATTTCCTCACAATCTTCACCCCTGTCTCGCACTGTTGTCTTCTCGGATTATACTCGGAAGACGCGAGACTGTGCTTTACGCCTGTATCGCACAGGACGAATCTCAGGTCCTTCCTCACGAACGGGACGTATTCGTAATCAAGACTCCTGCAATCGAGATGCAGCGCCGATTCCCCTTTGCTCATGAGATTCGCAAATTGATCCATGATCCCGCATCTTACGCCGACAAAATCATTCTCGGAGCGCTGGGCTATTCTGGCAAGCTCGGCGCGTTCTATGCCAAGGTTGAAAATACTGTTCATAGCAAACGCCAGCCCCGATTCCACTGCAGCGGAGGATGACAATCCAGAACCTATCGGGATATCTCCGGCATACACACATTTGAATCCGGTGACTGGATATCCGGCTTTGCCAAGTTCAGCTACTACCCCGATGAGGTAGTTCGCCCATGCCTTCTCTGATCTTGCGGGACTGCGCGATTCAAAACGATAATTATCTTTGAAATCCAGTGAGGTCACCGTCACTTCGAAGCCGTTCCCCGGTGCCACGGCAAGATAAATGGCCCGGCCTATCGCTGACGGAAGAACAAACCCTTCATTATAATCAGTGTGTTCGCCGATCAGATTGATCCGGCCCGGTGACCTGACTATGATCATCCTCTCATTGTTACCGTACAATCGTACGAATTCTCTCCTTAGTAAGTCGACGATTGATGAATTTGACTCCAAAATTAATCGCTCCGATTTAGATTGAACAGCCTTTCGGCTTTTTATCTCAATTATGTTTGGAATGCACCTTCGTGATCCCCAACAGGTTTTTATTTTCCTGACGCTTACGGGGGCGTCTTACATCTCACGCTTCTCATTCCGAATGCAGATCTTCATTCGATACAGAGGGAGATCCTCGATTTCATAGAGTGTTTCGATACTCAGCTCGGATGCCGGAGAGAAATTTCAAGCGCGCTACCGAGCCGCATGAAACATTTTGACGGACATCGGGAACCGCCTGCAGCCGGGGAAGGGCTGCAGGCAGGATCCGTCACTCCAGAAGGAGAAGAACCCGTTACTTAAGAAGAAGCATCTTCCTCGTAATCGAATTAGTCCCTTGTCGAAGGGTATAGAAGTAAACTCCGCTGGCGAATTTATCCAAGCTGACATTGTAGACGTATTCACCAGCTACTCTATTACCCTGGTCAACCACTTGCACAACCTGTCCAAGCACGTTGTAAATAGTCAGACTCATCGCTCCCGAATGAGTCAGGCTGACTTTAATTGTCGTGGTCGGGTTGAAGGGATTTGGAAAATTCTGACTCAAGTCGAACTGTGTAGGTATTACGTTGGGGATCTGACGCACCGCCAACTCCTCGGGGAACCAATTCAAGTCACCCAGGTGCTTACCATCAGAGCCCGTGAGCGAACCTGAGTATCTCAGATTCTCAGGTACAGGGTAGCCCTGAGTCGTCGCCCAATTGCTCGCCACGCCAGGCCAATCCCCCGTTAGTGACGGTGGATTATAGAGAGAGTACACATAGGGGCGTATTCCCTGGCCCGTTCCGCCGTTATTCCAACACGTATCAACAAATGCAACCATTTTCCCTGCTGCCAGAGTCACCAGTGCGGAATTGAATCCCGGGTCGACACTATCGTTGTTTGCGACATTGATGTTGGGCCACGCTGTCGTGTTCGTAAGCATGCCAGGCTGAGTGTTTATGAATGTTGGCCAATGGAGGCTGTCGCTCGCCCAAGCACCGCCTTTATATTGCATCCAATTGTTCACTATTTGTTGTGGCCAGAAGTAGGCATTGTTTGTGATCGTGATGTGCCTGGCAGCTTCCGTCAAGTCGTAAGGAGATCCCACCAGCGAACGCAGCGAGTCTATCGGGATTAGCGAAGATCCCCAACTGCCGGGAGTATTGTTGTACCATGACGCAGGGTAGGCTGTCGAGGAAACGCTGAAGAATATGTTGTTCTTTATTACTGTGTTGGTCATTTGGTACAAATCAAAGGCTCCTCCCTCTCCCGAAATGAAAATAGTGTTGTGCTCGAAATCCAGATATGCACAACCG
Proteins encoded in this region:
- a CDS encoding YCF48-related protein yields the protein MKSTHSTIFLFILVLLAFGIARGQWVPTNGPYCGGSIGFLYAKGNTLLAGVSAPWVSRPNLVASEIFLSTDRGDSWLPVYAAGTETIFRSIVSQGSNLFVGSTEGILESRDNGKTWSEPDTSMKKVKVSSLAAISVSGKHFLFAGTWMRGLYESTDGGKSWSVPDSTLNKVNIRKLAFVGRNLFAGTDSGIYISTDLGRSWHDGGLKYYWIINLAVMSGSVLFAQTNGGLFYSTDNGNEWIVTNKLGMRTYPNLAGTTGTDLYVFSDMKLSVSPDRGKTWTLLNYDEADLLTFCKTESNMYVGTTSNGIYRSSDNGKSWSQINNGLLKAGVFHMAASGKNIYAGTKGFGVSRSTDGGKEWIVSRLDSAASTFPSHFITALEAHGDNLYVRTWNKFYASTDKGASWIDSNIGGRQGRGFASSLAVRDSDIFASTGDGLLHSTDNGRTWAWSDSGLSLNNGNQWYPGVVIQKRGPSKVIPSVPPPRASSSSGKLREAQALAFKDNKIFAGITGGNIFVSTNDGVSWSQVDSNLTDNYFNAITVVDSELFALTEGNGIFRSNEDGRNWTRINYGLIDTDAHVLVNSEKNLFLGGGGGVYLSNDNGDHWTLANTGLIDSVIIGLTISDGYLYAGTWDYGVWKRSVAELVDHTIRSRAPGQRDIDRKKLGGH
- the ggt gene encoding gamma-glutamyltransferase — protein: MSRVLLAVLFAATSTVAQVSVLKPAFGTNGMVSSADSLATSVGVRIMKEGGNAVDAAVAVGFVLAVTYPQAGNIGGGGYYLIHLSNSDNYAIDARESAPAAATCTMFLDSVGNVIPGKSLAGGLAVGVPGNVDGLLMAEEKFGKLPLGKVMAPAIAIADTGFRVNKWLEVGLDSAARFMKDFPSTMKYFTKDGTRFKEGDVIQQGDLARILSKIATEGRDGFYKGEIPELIANEDKATGGVITAQDVENYHAVILKPISTTYHGYQIVGMPPSSSGGVCLAEILNILERFDIRRYGYGASQSLHYEIEAMRHAFADRDKYLGDADFFKVPVEKLVSKEYAATIAAGIDSFKATPSGEIYPDLINPPKEGSHTTHYSIIDKDGNAVSVTTTLNSYFGSMVVVDGAGFFLNNEMDDFSAKPGTPNQFGAIGADANSIQPGKRMLSSMSPTIVLKNEKPFLVLGSPGGTTIINAVLEVMLNIIDFDMPLAQAEEAGRIHHQWVPDEVHYEKSALVYDVEQSLMARGYKLVPGDYIGEVQAILVSPGGFEGVADPRGAGTAEGY
- a CDS encoding SET domain-containing methyltransferase; this translates as MALSKKVIVETRKDNQRGLFAVEEIVRDEVLLTFDGPILDHPTRYSIQIDDDKHIEGTDDSNAYLNHSCNANTYVDWKKLCLLAKRSIKAGEEVTNNYLTTDYELTEPFTCTCGSPNCVGEVRGFKYLTREEQVKLRPWLPPFLLGKLD
- a CDS encoding tetratricopeptide repeat protein; the protein is MKTLLVIALLTPILSIDAPGQTKFDEAVRLYNEGRFAQSKSLFLEAAKENPQNAEVYYYLGSLVMGSDYDAAIDYLDKAISLNGAVAKYHFMLGDAYGVKAQRAGIFSKFGAASNCKEQWLIAVSLDPKYTDARMSLVEYYLQAPGIIGGSVEKAAAQSDTIKSYDTYSGYLAEARVHEYQKEKAQQEECYRKAISIDAKKPLAYRALWIFYIDENDRTKADDVFTKAVAAVDNKSDVYYQAGLYYTQKNDFTNARQMFDSALKRDPQNYPVYYQLGKVDLLSGTDLDKGVACFEKALNAHDVKNAPAPEYCYWRIGMIYEKLGKVDSARAAYRKSLELNPDLEESKKALEKLH
- a CDS encoding DUF2012 domain-containing protein; the encoded protein is MSRHDPTRAGGSGIEGSVRDATTDEPLPGATVMLEGTSMGAATDLDGRFVIRDVPPSSYTVRITYVGYQTEEMQVRVGPDIPTGLEIKLTAAALRGKEVVVTAQASGQNAAINQQLSAMQITSVVSAAKIQELPDANAAESLGRFCQTRPSMVRDPGVP
- the galK gene encoding galactokinase, which produces MESNSSIVDLLRREFVRLYGNNERMIIVRSPGRINLIGEHTDYNEGFVLPSAIGRAIYLAVAPGNGFEVTVTSLDFKDNYRFESRSPARSEKAWANYLIGVVAELGKAGYPVTGFKCVYAGDIPIGSGLSSSAAVESGLAFAMNSIFNLGIERAELARIAQRSENDFVGVRCGIMDQFANLMSKGESALHLDCRSLDYEYVPFVRKDLRFVLCDTGVKHSLASSEYNPRRQQCETGVKIVRKYDPRVQSLRDVGLEMLREHRDELGDIVFNRCSYVVEENSRVDSACKCLEQNDYARFGEFLYLSHQGLRDKYEVSCRELDLLVEAASKIDGVLGARMMGGGFGGCTLNLVERDSLEDFNGKIKEAYLEKTGKLPQVYECDLMPGTDVVPD